One window of Rhizobium leguminosarum genomic DNA carries:
- a CDS encoding DoxX family protein, which produces MSNNVITLIARILLSFMFIFAGFGKLTDPASTAGMIAGAGLPASTALTYLAGLFELATGLAVLVGFQVRIVGWLLAVFCVFTGVVFHLSPVNVPDFPAAANGWINALNFVNFMKNVTLAGAYIMLATNGAGAYSLDARRGAYAAA; this is translated from the coding sequence ATGTCGAACAACGTCATTACCCTGATTGCCCGTATCCTGCTTTCCTTCATGTTCATCTTCGCCGGCTTCGGCAAGCTGACCGATCCGGCTTCGACCGCCGGCATGATCGCCGGTGCAGGCCTGCCCGCTTCCACGGCGCTCACCTATCTCGCCGGCCTGTTCGAACTTGCAACCGGCCTTGCCGTGCTCGTTGGCTTCCAGGTCCGCATCGTCGGCTGGCTGCTCGCCGTGTTCTGCGTGTTCACCGGCGTCGTCTTCCACCTTTCGCCAGTCAACGTTCCTGATTTCCCGGCCGCAGCCAACGGCTGGATCAACGCCCTGAACTTCGTCAACTTCATGAAGAACGTCACGCTCGCCGGCGCCTATATCATGCTCGCCACCAACGGCGCAGGCGCTTACTCGCTCGACGCCCGCCGCGGCGCCTACGCGGCCGCCTGA
- the hisG gene encoding ATP phosphoribosyltransferase: protein MTITIALPSKGRMKDDASAIFERAGMPIAAVGNDRSYRGRVEGWADVEIAFLSASEISRELGNGTVDFGVTGEDLMREGFAEVDKRVEFCARLGFGHADVVVAVPEIWLDVETMADLVDVAADFRARHSRRLAIATKYWRLTQQFFSSQHGIQLYRIVESLGATEGAPASGSADIIVDITSTGSTLRANRLKVLQDGVILHSQACLVRARRESHADEPAVQAIIDAVRAAL, encoded by the coding sequence ATGACCATCACCATCGCGCTTCCCTCCAAGGGCCGGATGAAGGACGATGCGTCGGCAATCTTCGAGCGGGCCGGCATGCCGATCGCAGCCGTCGGCAACGACCGCTCCTATCGCGGCCGCGTCGAAGGCTGGGCCGATGTCGAAATCGCCTTCCTCTCGGCCTCCGAAATCTCCCGTGAGCTCGGTAACGGCACCGTCGATTTCGGCGTCACCGGCGAAGATCTGATGCGGGAAGGCTTTGCCGAAGTCGACAAGCGCGTCGAATTCTGCGCCCGCCTCGGCTTCGGCCATGCCGATGTCGTCGTCGCCGTGCCGGAGATCTGGCTGGATGTCGAGACCATGGCCGATCTGGTCGATGTCGCCGCCGATTTCCGCGCCCGCCATTCCAGGCGCCTTGCCATCGCCACCAAATACTGGCGGCTGACCCAGCAGTTCTTTTCGAGCCAGCACGGCATCCAGCTTTATCGCATCGTCGAAAGCCTCGGCGCCACCGAGGGGGCTCCGGCGTCCGGCTCGGCCGATATCATCGTCGATATCACCTCCACAGGCTCGACGCTGCGCGCCAACCGCCTGAAAGTGCTTCAGGACGGCGTCATCCTGCATTCGCAGGCCTGCCTCGTGCGCGCCCGCAGGGAAAGCCATGCGGACGAACCGGCCGTCCAGGCAATCATCGACGCGGTGCGCGCCGCCCTCTGA
- a CDS encoding ATP phosphoribosyltransferase regulatory subunit, which translates to MPLINLPEFANDLLAEFTARNTERIDTPVIQPAEPFFDIAGEDLRRRIFMTESETGASLCLRPEFTIPVCLRHIETATGTPKRYAYLGEVFRQRRDGANEFYQAGIEDLGDINLSGADARAIGDATGILARLLPGRRLSVTLGDQAVFEAVVQALGLPLGWQKRLIHAFGNMTQLEALLAGLVSPQFVTGLDDDIARLVASGDEQALVAHIEQEMQVTGYSANAGRSPLEIARRLKEKLILSETRLDDAAFHVLEEFLSLHVPLVNASAALAGFADAAGLKLGNALQRFNGRVAALANAGVDLSCVDYRAAFGRPLDYYTGLVFEVTVEGSTAVLAGGGRFDRLLTFLGATDRIPAVGFSFWLDRIETERAAV; encoded by the coding sequence CGCCCGCAACACCGAGCGCATCGACACACCGGTGATCCAGCCGGCCGAACCCTTTTTCGATATCGCCGGCGAGGATCTGCGCCGCCGCATCTTCATGACGGAGAGCGAAACTGGGGCGAGCCTCTGCCTGCGTCCCGAATTCACCATCCCCGTCTGCCTGCGCCATATCGAGACGGCGACCGGTACGCCGAAGCGTTACGCCTATCTCGGCGAGGTTTTCCGCCAGCGCCGCGACGGCGCCAATGAATTCTATCAGGCCGGCATCGAAGATCTCGGCGATATCAACCTGTCTGGCGCCGACGCCCGCGCCATCGGCGATGCCACCGGCATTCTCGCCCGCCTGCTGCCGGGCCGGCGCCTGTCGGTGACGCTTGGCGACCAGGCGGTGTTCGAAGCCGTCGTCCAGGCGCTCGGCCTGCCGCTCGGCTGGCAGAAGCGCCTGATCCACGCCTTCGGCAACATGACGCAGTTGGAAGCCTTGCTTGCCGGCCTCGTCAGCCCGCAATTCGTCACCGGCTTGGACGACGATATTGCCAGGCTTGTCGCATCAGGCGACGAGCAGGCGCTGGTCGCCCACATCGAGCAGGAAATGCAGGTGACGGGTTATTCGGCCAATGCCGGCCGCTCGCCGCTGGAGATCGCCCGGCGGCTCAAGGAAAAGCTCATCCTGTCCGAAACCCGTCTCGACGACGCGGCCTTCCATGTGCTGGAGGAGTTCCTGTCGCTCCACGTGCCGCTCGTCAATGCGTCCGCGGCGCTGGCTGGTTTCGCCGATGCGGCCGGCCTGAAACTCGGCAACGCGCTTCAGCGCTTCAACGGCCGCGTTGCCGCCCTTGCCAATGCCGGTGTCGACCTCTCTTGCGTTGACTACCGCGCCGCCTTCGGACGGCCGCTCGATTATTACACCGGCCTCGTCTTCGAGGTGACGGTTGAGGGTTCGACGGCGGTTCTGGCCGGTGGTGGCCGCTTCGACCGGCTGCTGACCTTCCTCGGCGCAACGGACCGCATTCCGGCCGTCGGCTTCTCCTTCTGGCTCGACCGCATCGAAACCGAAAGGGCAGCCGTATGA